A stretch of Mus musculus strain C57BL/6J chromosome 19, GRCm38.p6 C57BL/6J DNA encodes these proteins:
- the Rin1 gene encoding ras and Rab interactor 1 isoform X1 has protein sequence MCTPVPWGLDCLPESQEKPKELPAMEDPGETGAHPLGATNLNFVPGHQQKEKPSTDPLYDTPDTRGVQAGGSQQPARTVSLRERLLITRPVWLQLRANAAAALHVLRTEPPGTFLVRKSNTRQCQALCVRLPEASGPSFVSSHYIEESTGGVSLEGSELMFQDLVQLICGYCRTRDILLLPLRLPRAIHQAATHKELEAISHLGMEFWSSSLNTKDQQRPSEAPPIPRLKARSPQELDQGTGAALCFFNPLFPGDLGPTKREKFKRSFKVRVSTETSSPLSPPAVPPPPVPVLPGTSSSQTERLPPRQLLQRESSVGYRVPGSAASPCLPPLPSLQEVDCCSPSSSEEEGSSGSPTTSPRLSRPRHRRPLLRSMSSAFCSLLAPERQVGRAATMLMQNRYTAVGQLVQDLLTQVRAGPEPRELQGIRQALSRARAMLSAELGPEKLLPPERLELVLEKSLHRSVLKPLRPILAARLRRRLSADGSLGRLAEGFRLARTQGPGAFGSHLTLSSPVETEQVRQKLLQLLRAYSPSAQVKWLLQACKLLYTALKSQAGENAGADEFLPLLSLVLAQCDLPDLLLEAEYMSELLEPTLLTGEGGYYLTSLSASLALLSGLSQARALPLSPAQELQRSLALWEQRRLPATHSFQHLLRVAYQDPSTGCTSKTLAVPPGSSIATLSQLCATKFRVTQPDAFGLFLYKDQGYHRLPPEALAHRLPATGYLIYRRAERPETQGAVAEKAKTGSKGPEAGAWEEETGGLNREGKPRIAVDQEGKDQARGGHIGPEEQKAEGSQALEE, from the exons ATGTGCACGCCTGTGCCTTGGGGGTTGGATTGTCTTCCTGAGTCCCAGGAGAAGCCGAAGGAGCTCCCAGCCATGGAAGACCCTGGTGAGACCGGAGCACACCCTCTGGGAGCCACCAACCTGAACTTTGTACCTGGGcaccaacagaaagaaaa GCCATCTACAGACCCACTGTATGACACACCTGATACCAGAGGGGTACAGGCAGGCGGGTCCCAACAGCCAGCACGTACTGTGAGCCTTCGGGAGCGGCTGCTGATCACCCGGCCTGTGTGGTTACAGCTGCGGGCCAACGCTGCAGCCGCGCTGCACGTGCTGAGGACAGAGCCTCCGGGG ACCTTCCTGGTGCGGAAATCTAACACTCGCCAGTGCCAGGCTCTGTGTGTGCGGCTGCCAGAAGCTAGTGGCCCCTCTTTTGTCTCCAGCCACTATATCGAAGAGAGTACTGGCG GTGTCTCTTTGGAGGGCTCAGAGCTCATGTTCCAGGACCTGGTGCAGCTCATCTGTGGATACTGCCGTACCAG GGAcattcttctcctccctctccgaCTCCCCAGAGCCATTCATCAGGCAGCCACCCACAAAGAGCTGGAGGCCATCTCCCATCTGGGCATGG AGTTCTGGAGCTCCTCACTCAACACCAAGGACCAACAGAGGCCTTCGGAAGCCCCACCCATACCCCGGCTGAAGGCTCGCTCCCCTCAAGAGCTGGATCAGGGCACTGGTGCTGCCCTCTGCTTCTTCAACCCCCTCTTCCCCGGGGATCTGGGCCCCACCAAACGAGAGAAATTCAAGAGGAGTTTCAAAGTGCGAGTGTCCACCGAGACCTCCAGCCCTCTGTCTCCACCTGCTGTGCCGCCTCCCCCAGTCCCGGTGCTTCCAGGGACATCTTCCAGCCAAACGGAAAGACTGCCCCCTCGACAGCTGCTGCAGAGGGAGAGCTCAGTGGGATATCGTGTGCCAGGAAGTGCTGCCAGCCCTTGTCTTCCTCCCCTACCTTCCCTTCAGGAGGTGGACTGCTGCTCTCCCAGCAGCTCAGAGGAGGAGGGCTCTTCAGGAAGCCCTACAACCTCCCCACGCCTAAGCCGCCCAAGGCACCGGCGGCCTCTGCTTCGGTCCATGAGTTCTGCTTTCTGCTCTCTGCTGGCACCAGAGAGGCAGGTGGGCCGGGCAGCCACAATGCTAATGCAAAACCGATACACAGCCGTGGGTCAGCTAGTGCAGGACCTACTGACCCAGGTTCGGGCTGGTCCCGAGCCCCGGGAGTTGCAGGGCATCCGCCAGGCCCTAAGTCGGGCCCGGGCCATGCTGAGCGCAGAGCTGGGCCCTGAGAAGCTGCTACCACCAGAGCGGCTGG AATTGGTCCTGGAGAAGTCCCTGCATCGCTCTGTTCTCAAGCCTCTTCGACCCATTCTGGCTGCCCGCCTGCGGCGCCGGCTTTCCGCAGATGGTTCCCTCGGCCGCCTAGCTGAGGGCTTCCGCCTGGCCCGGACCCAGGGGCCTGGAGCCTTCGGGTCCCACCTGACTCTTTCTTCCCCAGTGGAGACAGAACAGGTGCGCCAGAAGCTGCTGCAGCTCCTTCGTGCCTACTCACCTAGTGCCCAGGTCAAGTGGCTCCTGCAGGCCTGCAAGCTGCTATACACAGCCCTGAAGAGCCAGGCAG GAGAGAATGCAGGTGCTGATGAGTTCCTGCCTCTGCTGAGCCTTGTTTTGGCCCAGTGCGACCTTCCTGACCTCCTGTTAGAAGCTGAGTatatgtcagagctcctggaaccCACCCTGCTCACTGGAGAGG GTGGCTACTACCTGACCAGCCTCTCAGCCAGCCTGGCCTTGTTGAGTGGCCTAAGCCAGGCCCGAGCACTGCCACTCAGCCCAGCACAGGAGCTCCAGCGCTCCCTGGCCCTCTGGGAACAGCGCCGCCTGCCGGCCACCCACAGCTTCCAG CATCTCCTCCGAGTAGCCTACCAGGACCCCAGCACAGGTTGCACCTCCAAGACCCTGGCTGTGCCCCCAGGGTCTTCAATTGCCACGTTGAGCCAACTCTGTGCTACCAAGTTCCGAGTGACCCAACCAGATGCGTTTGGCCTCTTCCTCTACAAGGACCAGGGCTACCATCGCCTGCCCCCTGAAGCCCTAGCCCACAGGCTTCCTGCAACTGGCTACCTCATCTATCGCCGGGCAGAGCGCCCTGAGACCCAGGGGGCTGTAGCAGaaaaggcaaagacaggcagcaaggggccagaggcaggagcatgggaggaggagacagggggTCTAAACAGAGAAGGGAAACCTCGGATAGCTGTTGACCAAGAAGGCAAGGATCAGGCCAGAGGAGGTCACATAGGACCAGAGGAACAAAAGGCAGAAGGAAGCCAGGCTTTGGAAGAGTAG
- the Rin1 gene encoding ras and Rab interactor 1 isoform X2 encodes MCTPVPWGLDCLPESQEKPKELPAMEDPAAGQRCSRAARAEDRASGGVSLEGSELMFQDLVQLICGYCRTRDILLLPLRLPRAIHQAATHKELEAISHLGMEFWSSSLNTKDQQRPSEAPPIPRLKARSPQELDQGTGAALCFFNPLFPGDLGPTKREKFKRSFKVRVSTETSSPLSPPAVPPPPVPVLPGTSSSQTERLPPRQLLQRESSVGYRVPGSAASPCLPPLPSLQEVDCCSPSSSEEEGSSGSPTTSPRLSRPRHRRPLLRSMSSAFCSLLAPERQVGRAATMLMQNRYTAVGQLVQDLLTQVRAGPEPRELQGIRQALSRARAMLSAELGPEKLLPPERLELVLEKSLHRSVLKPLRPILAARLRRRLSADGSLGRLAEGFRLARTQGPGAFGSHLTLSSPVETEQVRQKLLQLLRAYSPSAQVKWLLQACKLLYTALKSQAGENAGADEFLPLLSLVLAQCDLPDLLLEAEYMSELLEPTLLTGEGGYYLTSLSASLALLSGLSQARALPLSPAQELQRSLALWEQRRLPATHSFQHLLRVAYQDPSTGCTSKTLAVPPGSSIATLSQLCATKFRVTQPDAFGLFLYKDQGYHRLPPEALAHRLPATGYLIYRRAERPETQGAVAEKAKTGSKGPEAGAWEEETGGLNREGKPRIAVDQEGKDQARGGHIGPEEQKAEGSQALEE; translated from the exons ATGTGCACGCCTGTGCCTTGGGGGTTGGATTGTCTTCCTGAGTCCCAGGAGAAGCCGAAGGAGCTCCCAGCCATGGAAGACCCTG CTGCGGGCCAACGCTGCAGCCGCGCTGCACGTGCTGAGGACAGAGCCTCCGGGG GTGTCTCTTTGGAGGGCTCAGAGCTCATGTTCCAGGACCTGGTGCAGCTCATCTGTGGATACTGCCGTACCAG GGAcattcttctcctccctctccgaCTCCCCAGAGCCATTCATCAGGCAGCCACCCACAAAGAGCTGGAGGCCATCTCCCATCTGGGCATGG AGTTCTGGAGCTCCTCACTCAACACCAAGGACCAACAGAGGCCTTCGGAAGCCCCACCCATACCCCGGCTGAAGGCTCGCTCCCCTCAAGAGCTGGATCAGGGCACTGGTGCTGCCCTCTGCTTCTTCAACCCCCTCTTCCCCGGGGATCTGGGCCCCACCAAACGAGAGAAATTCAAGAGGAGTTTCAAAGTGCGAGTGTCCACCGAGACCTCCAGCCCTCTGTCTCCACCTGCTGTGCCGCCTCCCCCAGTCCCGGTGCTTCCAGGGACATCTTCCAGCCAAACGGAAAGACTGCCCCCTCGACAGCTGCTGCAGAGGGAGAGCTCAGTGGGATATCGTGTGCCAGGAAGTGCTGCCAGCCCTTGTCTTCCTCCCCTACCTTCCCTTCAGGAGGTGGACTGCTGCTCTCCCAGCAGCTCAGAGGAGGAGGGCTCTTCAGGAAGCCCTACAACCTCCCCACGCCTAAGCCGCCCAAGGCACCGGCGGCCTCTGCTTCGGTCCATGAGTTCTGCTTTCTGCTCTCTGCTGGCACCAGAGAGGCAGGTGGGCCGGGCAGCCACAATGCTAATGCAAAACCGATACACAGCCGTGGGTCAGCTAGTGCAGGACCTACTGACCCAGGTTCGGGCTGGTCCCGAGCCCCGGGAGTTGCAGGGCATCCGCCAGGCCCTAAGTCGGGCCCGGGCCATGCTGAGCGCAGAGCTGGGCCCTGAGAAGCTGCTACCACCAGAGCGGCTGG AATTGGTCCTGGAGAAGTCCCTGCATCGCTCTGTTCTCAAGCCTCTTCGACCCATTCTGGCTGCCCGCCTGCGGCGCCGGCTTTCCGCAGATGGTTCCCTCGGCCGCCTAGCTGAGGGCTTCCGCCTGGCCCGGACCCAGGGGCCTGGAGCCTTCGGGTCCCACCTGACTCTTTCTTCCCCAGTGGAGACAGAACAGGTGCGCCAGAAGCTGCTGCAGCTCCTTCGTGCCTACTCACCTAGTGCCCAGGTCAAGTGGCTCCTGCAGGCCTGCAAGCTGCTATACACAGCCCTGAAGAGCCAGGCAG GAGAGAATGCAGGTGCTGATGAGTTCCTGCCTCTGCTGAGCCTTGTTTTGGCCCAGTGCGACCTTCCTGACCTCCTGTTAGAAGCTGAGTatatgtcagagctcctggaaccCACCCTGCTCACTGGAGAGG GTGGCTACTACCTGACCAGCCTCTCAGCCAGCCTGGCCTTGTTGAGTGGCCTAAGCCAGGCCCGAGCACTGCCACTCAGCCCAGCACAGGAGCTCCAGCGCTCCCTGGCCCTCTGGGAACAGCGCCGCCTGCCGGCCACCCACAGCTTCCAG CATCTCCTCCGAGTAGCCTACCAGGACCCCAGCACAGGTTGCACCTCCAAGACCCTGGCTGTGCCCCCAGGGTCTTCAATTGCCACGTTGAGCCAACTCTGTGCTACCAAGTTCCGAGTGACCCAACCAGATGCGTTTGGCCTCTTCCTCTACAAGGACCAGGGCTACCATCGCCTGCCCCCTGAAGCCCTAGCCCACAGGCTTCCTGCAACTGGCTACCTCATCTATCGCCGGGCAGAGCGCCCTGAGACCCAGGGGGCTGTAGCAGaaaaggcaaagacaggcagcaaggggccagaggcaggagcatgggaggaggagacagggggTCTAAACAGAGAAGGGAAACCTCGGATAGCTGTTGACCAAGAAGGCAAGGATCAGGCCAGAGGAGGTCACATAGGACCAGAGGAACAAAAGGCAGAAGGAAGCCAGGCTTTGGAAGAGTAG
- the Rin1 gene encoding ras and Rab interactor 1 isoform X3: protein MCTPVPWGLDCLPESQEKPKELPAMEDPAAGQRCSRAARAEDRASGGVSLEGSELMFQDLVQLICGYCRTRAIHQAATHKELEAISHLGMEFWSSSLNTKDQQRPSEAPPIPRLKARSPQELDQGTGAALCFFNPLFPGDLGPTKREKFKRSFKVRVSTETSSPLSPPAVPPPPVPVLPGTSSSQTERLPPRQLLQRESSVGYRVPGSAASPCLPPLPSLQEVDCCSPSSSEEEGSSGSPTTSPRLSRPRHRRPLLRSMSSAFCSLLAPERQVGRAATMLMQNRYTAVGQLVQDLLTQVRAGPEPRELQGIRQALSRARAMLSAELGPEKLLPPERLELVLEKSLHRSVLKPLRPILAARLRRRLSADGSLGRLAEGFRLARTQGPGAFGSHLTLSSPVETEQVRQKLLQLLRAYSPSAQVKWLLQACKLLYTALKSQAGENAGADEFLPLLSLVLAQCDLPDLLLEAEYMSELLEPTLLTGEGGYYLTSLSASLALLSGLSQARALPLSPAQELQRSLALWEQRRLPATHSFQHLLRVAYQDPSTGCTSKTLAVPPGSSIATLSQLCATKFRVTQPDAFGLFLYKDQGYHRLPPEALAHRLPATGYLIYRRAERPETQGAVAEKAKTGSKGPEAGAWEEETGGLNREGKPRIAVDQEGKDQARGGHIGPEEQKAEGSQALEE, encoded by the exons ATGTGCACGCCTGTGCCTTGGGGGTTGGATTGTCTTCCTGAGTCCCAGGAGAAGCCGAAGGAGCTCCCAGCCATGGAAGACCCTG CTGCGGGCCAACGCTGCAGCCGCGCTGCACGTGCTGAGGACAGAGCCTCCGGGG GTGTCTCTTTGGAGGGCTCAGAGCTCATGTTCCAGGACCTGGTGCAGCTCATCTGTGGATACTGCCGTACCAG AGCCATTCATCAGGCAGCCACCCACAAAGAGCTGGAGGCCATCTCCCATCTGGGCATGG AGTTCTGGAGCTCCTCACTCAACACCAAGGACCAACAGAGGCCTTCGGAAGCCCCACCCATACCCCGGCTGAAGGCTCGCTCCCCTCAAGAGCTGGATCAGGGCACTGGTGCTGCCCTCTGCTTCTTCAACCCCCTCTTCCCCGGGGATCTGGGCCCCACCAAACGAGAGAAATTCAAGAGGAGTTTCAAAGTGCGAGTGTCCACCGAGACCTCCAGCCCTCTGTCTCCACCTGCTGTGCCGCCTCCCCCAGTCCCGGTGCTTCCAGGGACATCTTCCAGCCAAACGGAAAGACTGCCCCCTCGACAGCTGCTGCAGAGGGAGAGCTCAGTGGGATATCGTGTGCCAGGAAGTGCTGCCAGCCCTTGTCTTCCTCCCCTACCTTCCCTTCAGGAGGTGGACTGCTGCTCTCCCAGCAGCTCAGAGGAGGAGGGCTCTTCAGGAAGCCCTACAACCTCCCCACGCCTAAGCCGCCCAAGGCACCGGCGGCCTCTGCTTCGGTCCATGAGTTCTGCTTTCTGCTCTCTGCTGGCACCAGAGAGGCAGGTGGGCCGGGCAGCCACAATGCTAATGCAAAACCGATACACAGCCGTGGGTCAGCTAGTGCAGGACCTACTGACCCAGGTTCGGGCTGGTCCCGAGCCCCGGGAGTTGCAGGGCATCCGCCAGGCCCTAAGTCGGGCCCGGGCCATGCTGAGCGCAGAGCTGGGCCCTGAGAAGCTGCTACCACCAGAGCGGCTGG AATTGGTCCTGGAGAAGTCCCTGCATCGCTCTGTTCTCAAGCCTCTTCGACCCATTCTGGCTGCCCGCCTGCGGCGCCGGCTTTCCGCAGATGGTTCCCTCGGCCGCCTAGCTGAGGGCTTCCGCCTGGCCCGGACCCAGGGGCCTGGAGCCTTCGGGTCCCACCTGACTCTTTCTTCCCCAGTGGAGACAGAACAGGTGCGCCAGAAGCTGCTGCAGCTCCTTCGTGCCTACTCACCTAGTGCCCAGGTCAAGTGGCTCCTGCAGGCCTGCAAGCTGCTATACACAGCCCTGAAGAGCCAGGCAG GAGAGAATGCAGGTGCTGATGAGTTCCTGCCTCTGCTGAGCCTTGTTTTGGCCCAGTGCGACCTTCCTGACCTCCTGTTAGAAGCTGAGTatatgtcagagctcctggaaccCACCCTGCTCACTGGAGAGG GTGGCTACTACCTGACCAGCCTCTCAGCCAGCCTGGCCTTGTTGAGTGGCCTAAGCCAGGCCCGAGCACTGCCACTCAGCCCAGCACAGGAGCTCCAGCGCTCCCTGGCCCTCTGGGAACAGCGCCGCCTGCCGGCCACCCACAGCTTCCAG CATCTCCTCCGAGTAGCCTACCAGGACCCCAGCACAGGTTGCACCTCCAAGACCCTGGCTGTGCCCCCAGGGTCTTCAATTGCCACGTTGAGCCAACTCTGTGCTACCAAGTTCCGAGTGACCCAACCAGATGCGTTTGGCCTCTTCCTCTACAAGGACCAGGGCTACCATCGCCTGCCCCCTGAAGCCCTAGCCCACAGGCTTCCTGCAACTGGCTACCTCATCTATCGCCGGGCAGAGCGCCCTGAGACCCAGGGGGCTGTAGCAGaaaaggcaaagacaggcagcaaggggccagaggcaggagcatgggaggaggagacagggggTCTAAACAGAGAAGGGAAACCTCGGATAGCTGTTGACCAAGAAGGCAAGGATCAGGCCAGAGGAGGTCACATAGGACCAGAGGAACAAAAGGCAGAAGGAAGCCAGGCTTTGGAAGAGTAG
- the Rin1 gene encoding ras and Rab interactor 1 isoform 2 (isoform 2 is encoded by transcript variant 2) yields MEDPGETGAHPLGATNLNFVPGHQQKEKPSTDPLYDTPDTRGVQAGGSQQPARTVSLRERLLITRPVWLQLRANAAAALHVLRTEPPGTFLVRKSNTRQCQALCVRLPEASGPSFVSSHYIEESTGGVSLEGSELMFQDLVQLICGYCRTRAIHQAATHKELEAISHLGMEFWSSSLNTKDQQRPSEAPPIPRLKARSPQELDQGTGAALCFFNPLFPGDLGPTKREKFKRSFKVRVSTETSSPLSPPAVPPPPVPVLPGTSSSQTERLPPRQLLQRESSVGYRVPGSAASPCLPPLPSLQEVDCCSPSSSEEEGSSGSPTTSPRLSRPRHRRPLLRSMSSAFCSLLAPERQVGRAATMLMQNRYTAVGQLVQDLLTQVRAGPEPRELQGIRQALSRARAMLSAELGPEKLLPPERLELVLEKSLHRSVLKPLRPILAARLRRRLSADGSLGRLAEGFRLARTQGPGAFGSHLTLSSPVETEQVRQKLLQLLRAYSPSAQVKWLLQACKLLYTALKSQAGENAGADEFLPLLSLVLAQCDLPDLLLEAEYMSELLEPTLLTGEGGYYLTSLSASLALLSGLSQARALPLSPAQELQRSLALWEQRRLPATHSFQHLLRVAYQDPSTGCTSKTLAVPPGSSIATLSQLCATKFRVTQPDAFGLFLYKDQGYHRLPPEALAHRLPATGYLIYRRAERPETQGAVAEKAKTGSKGPEAGAWEEETGGLNREGKPRIAVDQEGKDQARGGHIGPEEQKAEGSQALEE; encoded by the exons ATGGAAGACCCTGGTGAGACCGGAGCACACCCTCTGGGAGCCACCAACCTGAACTTTGTACCTGGGcaccaacagaaagaaaa GCCATCTACAGACCCACTGTATGACACACCTGATACCAGAGGGGTACAGGCAGGCGGGTCCCAACAGCCAGCACGTACTGTGAGCCTTCGGGAGCGGCTGCTGATCACCCGGCCTGTGTGGTTACAGCTGCGGGCCAACGCTGCAGCCGCGCTGCACGTGCTGAGGACAGAGCCTCCGGGG ACCTTCCTGGTGCGGAAATCTAACACTCGCCAGTGCCAGGCTCTGTGTGTGCGGCTGCCAGAAGCTAGTGGCCCCTCTTTTGTCTCCAGCCACTATATCGAAGAGAGTACTGGCG GTGTCTCTTTGGAGGGCTCAGAGCTCATGTTCCAGGACCTGGTGCAGCTCATCTGTGGATACTGCCGTACCAG AGCCATTCATCAGGCAGCCACCCACAAAGAGCTGGAGGCCATCTCCCATCTGGGCATGG AGTTCTGGAGCTCCTCACTCAACACCAAGGACCAACAGAGGCCTTCGGAAGCCCCACCCATACCCCGGCTGAAGGCTCGCTCCCCTCAAGAGCTGGATCAGGGCACTGGTGCTGCCCTCTGCTTCTTCAACCCCCTCTTCCCCGGGGATCTGGGCCCCACCAAACGAGAGAAATTCAAGAGGAGTTTCAAAGTGCGAGTGTCCACCGAGACCTCCAGCCCTCTGTCTCCACCTGCTGTGCCGCCTCCCCCAGTCCCGGTGCTTCCAGGGACATCTTCCAGCCAAACGGAAAGACTGCCCCCTCGACAGCTGCTGCAGAGGGAGAGCTCAGTGGGATATCGTGTGCCAGGAAGTGCTGCCAGCCCTTGTCTTCCTCCCCTACCTTCCCTTCAGGAGGTGGACTGCTGCTCTCCCAGCAGCTCAGAGGAGGAGGGCTCTTCAGGAAGCCCTACAACCTCCCCACGCCTAAGCCGCCCAAGGCACCGGCGGCCTCTGCTTCGGTCCATGAGTTCTGCTTTCTGCTCTCTGCTGGCACCAGAGAGGCAGGTGGGCCGGGCAGCCACAATGCTAATGCAAAACCGATACACAGCCGTGGGTCAGCTAGTGCAGGACCTACTGACCCAGGTTCGGGCTGGTCCCGAGCCCCGGGAGTTGCAGGGCATCCGCCAGGCCCTAAGTCGGGCCCGGGCCATGCTGAGCGCAGAGCTGGGCCCTGAGAAGCTGCTACCACCAGAGCGGCTGG AATTGGTCCTGGAGAAGTCCCTGCATCGCTCTGTTCTCAAGCCTCTTCGACCCATTCTGGCTGCCCGCCTGCGGCGCCGGCTTTCCGCAGATGGTTCCCTCGGCCGCCTAGCTGAGGGCTTCCGCCTGGCCCGGACCCAGGGGCCTGGAGCCTTCGGGTCCCACCTGACTCTTTCTTCCCCAGTGGAGACAGAACAGGTGCGCCAGAAGCTGCTGCAGCTCCTTCGTGCCTACTCACCTAGTGCCCAGGTCAAGTGGCTCCTGCAGGCCTGCAAGCTGCTATACACAGCCCTGAAGAGCCAGGCAG GAGAGAATGCAGGTGCTGATGAGTTCCTGCCTCTGCTGAGCCTTGTTTTGGCCCAGTGCGACCTTCCTGACCTCCTGTTAGAAGCTGAGTatatgtcagagctcctggaaccCACCCTGCTCACTGGAGAGG GTGGCTACTACCTGACCAGCCTCTCAGCCAGCCTGGCCTTGTTGAGTGGCCTAAGCCAGGCCCGAGCACTGCCACTCAGCCCAGCACAGGAGCTCCAGCGCTCCCTGGCCCTCTGGGAACAGCGCCGCCTGCCGGCCACCCACAGCTTCCAG CATCTCCTCCGAGTAGCCTACCAGGACCCCAGCACAGGTTGCACCTCCAAGACCCTGGCTGTGCCCCCAGGGTCTTCAATTGCCACGTTGAGCCAACTCTGTGCTACCAAGTTCCGAGTGACCCAACCAGATGCGTTTGGCCTCTTCCTCTACAAGGACCAGGGCTACCATCGCCTGCCCCCTGAAGCCCTAGCCCACAGGCTTCCTGCAACTGGCTACCTCATCTATCGCCGGGCAGAGCGCCCTGAGACCCAGGGGGCTGTAGCAGaaaaggcaaagacaggcagcaaggggccagaggcaggagcatgggaggaggagacagggggTCTAAACAGAGAAGGGAAACCTCGGATAGCTGTTGACCAAGAAGGCAAGGATCAGGCCAGAGGAGGTCACATAGGACCAGAGGAACAAAAGGCAGAAGGAAGCCAGGCTTTGGAAGAGTAG